One segment of Candidatus Krumholzibacteriota bacterium DNA contains the following:
- a CDS encoding PTS sugar transporter subunit IIA, with amino-acid sequence MRFADYIKPECINTDLDGEDKSEIIEELVGIMGESYTDADTDRIYEAVMARERDGSTGLELGVAIPHAKCDAVGELSIVIGVSKKGVDFQSLDGNPAHLFFMLIAPTSESGPHVQAIAKIVKMIKIDSFRKRLLKATKSEEVIDAIRKVEDGDD; translated from the coding sequence ATGAGATTTGCAGATTATATCAAACCTGAATGTATCAATACCGATCTCGATGGAGAAGACAAGAGTGAGATCATCGAGGAACTTGTCGGGATAATGGGGGAATCGTACACTGATGCCGATACTGACAGGATATACGAGGCGGTAATGGCGAGAGAGAGGGATGGAAGCACTGGGCTGGAACTGGGTGTAGCCATACCACACGCGAAGTGTGACGCCGTTGGAGAACTCAGTATCGTAATAGGCGTTTCGAAGAAAGGCGTCGATTTTCAGTCTCTCGATGGCAATCCCGCCCATCTTTTTTTCATGCTGATAGCACCGACCTCCGAATCGGGTCCTCACGTGCAGGCGATTGCCAAGATCGTAAAGATGATAAAGATCGACAGTTTCAGGAAGCGCCTTCTCAAAGCGACAAAAAGCGAAGAAGTCATCGATGCCATTCGCAAGGTCGAGGATGGGGATGATTAG